A DNA window from Pleurodeles waltl isolate 20211129_DDA chromosome 12, aPleWal1.hap1.20221129, whole genome shotgun sequence contains the following coding sequences:
- the LOC138268083 gene encoding transcription factor HES-7.1-like, with product MPPAMKLTDQIWEPRGDRKLMKHVQEKRRRERINYSLEVLRTLLMETTEDQRFRSPKAEKAEILKMTVEFLKLQPLPDDKLKEEQKLQRYQSGYQECLLHATQFLRDNPKLCAEKRSFLMKRLERIPQTPLDPRPEKDKTGSSPAPSSPTQMFRRIARGHFAQRGMLHASPPLGTSQTLQNSHMSGTQGRSTHCQGPSTSSPPGETTRCRNSSPPIHPGLETPKRPERVERCKRNIQQSASAPEHPTSTPPSTTTSVWRPWP from the exons ATGCCGCCCGCCATGAAGTTGACTGACCAGATATGGGAGCCGCGAGGGGACAGAAAG CTGATGAAACATGTccaggagaagaggagaagagagcgaATCAACTATAGTCTGGAGGTGCTGAGGACCCTGCTCATGGAGACCACGGAGGACCAG AGATTCAGAAGCCCCAAGGCCGAAAAGGCAGAAATTCTGAAAATGACAGTAGAATTCTTGAAGTTGCAGCCCCTTCCAG ATGACAAGCTGAAGGAAGAGCAGAAGCTGCAGAGGTACCAGAGTGGCTACCAGGAGTGCCTACTCCATGCCACGCAGTTCCTCAGGGATAATCCAAAACTGTGTGCTGAAAAGAGGTCCTTTCTGATGAAGAGGCTAGAGAGAATCCCACAGACACCTCTTGACCCACGGCCCGAGAAGGACAAGACGGGGAGCAGCCCAGCTCCTTCCAGCCCCACACAGATGTTTAGGAGGATAGCAAGGGGACACTTTGCCCAGCGGGGCATGCTGCATGCCAGCCCACCTTTAGGCACATCCCAGACTCTGCAGAACTCACACATGTCTGGTACCCAGGGCAGGTCCACTCACTGCCAAGGTCCCAGCACATCAAGTCCTCCGGGTGAGACCACACGCTGCCGGAACAGCAGCCCACCCATTCACCCAGGGCTTGAGACCCCAAAACGCCCAGAAAGGGTGGAAAGGTGTAAAAGGAACATTCAGCAGAGTGCTTCAGCGCCCGAGCACCCTACCAGCACGCCTCCATCAACCACGACCAGTGTTTGGAGACCCTGGCCTTGA